A window of Ruania suaedae contains these coding sequences:
- a CDS encoding FecCD family ABC transporter permease, with translation MYTTDRGHGHPRTATDAPLVAAAGATRRRRGLLILALLTGVALVCILAVGIGPVPIAPSVVAEVVLGHLGLADPGSVAATDDSIVWLIRLPRVILGAVVGASLALAGVVIQALVRNPLADPYLLGISSGASVGAAASILFGIGGGVLALTGSAFVGAVGAIALVLSVARIGGRLITSRLVFAGIAVGFALTALTNFLVFASESRDGARAVMFWMLGSLAQSRWASVPLAVVAVVVAAAIFIAWARRLDALAIGDDTALALGTDPARFRALAVIVVSLVVAVAVSVSGLIGFVGLVVPHIARRLVGGSHRIVLPVSALLGALLLVSADAIARIAFAPRELPLGILTALIGTPLLIALVRRSLAR, from the coding sequence TTGTACACGACGGATCGCGGTCATGGCCACCCCCGCACCGCCACCGACGCCCCGTTGGTGGCGGCAGCAGGCGCGACACGCCGCCGCCGCGGGCTGCTGATCCTCGCGCTGCTGACGGGGGTCGCTCTCGTCTGCATCCTCGCGGTCGGGATCGGCCCGGTTCCCATCGCACCCTCGGTGGTGGCCGAGGTCGTACTCGGGCACCTCGGGCTGGCAGATCCGGGATCCGTGGCCGCCACCGACGACTCGATCGTCTGGCTGATCCGCCTGCCCCGAGTGATCCTCGGCGCAGTCGTCGGAGCCTCGCTCGCGCTGGCCGGGGTGGTCATCCAAGCCCTCGTGCGCAACCCGCTGGCCGACCCCTACCTGCTGGGCATCTCATCCGGCGCCTCGGTCGGCGCCGCGGCGAGCATCCTGTTCGGGATCGGTGGCGGAGTGCTCGCCCTGACCGGCAGCGCCTTCGTCGGAGCGGTCGGTGCCATCGCGCTGGTGCTCTCGGTGGCCCGGATCGGGGGCAGGCTCATCACCTCCCGGCTGGTGTTCGCCGGGATCGCGGTCGGGTTCGCGCTGACGGCGCTGACGAACTTCCTGGTCTTCGCGAGCGAGTCCCGGGACGGCGCCCGCGCGGTGATGTTCTGGATGCTGGGTTCCCTGGCGCAGTCGCGCTGGGCCTCGGTCCCCCTGGCGGTGGTCGCCGTGGTGGTCGCGGCCGCGATCTTCATCGCCTGGGCCCGCCGGCTGGACGCCCTCGCGATCGGCGACGACACCGCGCTGGCGCTGGGCACCGATCCCGCACGGTTCCGGGCGCTCGCGGTGATCGTGGTCAGCCTGGTGGTGGCGGTGGCCGTGTCGGTCTCCGGCTTGATCGGCTTCGTCGGGCTCGTGGTCCCGCACATCGCTCGCCGGCTCGTCGGTGGCAGCCATCGCATCGTGCTGCCCGTCTCTGCGCTCCTCGGCGCGTTGCTGCTGGTCAGCGCCGATGCGATCGCCCGTATCGCCTTTGCCCCCCGTGAGCTGCCGCTCGGCATCCTCACCGCGTTGATCGGCACACCGTTGTTGATCGCGCTCGTCCGCCGGTCCCTCGCCCGCTGA
- a CDS encoding ABC transporter ATP-binding protein/permease, with protein MIHLRLLRLTRSVRGVQAGQALCAAVGLVLSALAITQAIAMSRLFAGILEGQGLVDLAAPFTLLAAALVLRPAATAIRELSAHAVAGRMKRGLRTTMLDADAALGPFARPAESTGSRHSLLIDGVENLEAYVTRYVPQVIVTAVTAAVTVGILIAIDPVVGLAAGVAAAIVPLLPRLWDRALRSRGEDHWSSYAGMHADVVDAMRGMETLKLLGAAGRRRDQLIAASAGLLRSTLRQLRLSLVESGLTGFLLVAGPALVLAVGVLRVSAGDLAAPALFTLTLIGFEVFRPFKDLANHWHAGYLGVSAGSQLLARLAESESAGPAPHDGHAGRAGAGMAVVLERVSAGYPGADRPAVTDLSLALPHGSVTAIVGPSGAGKSTVANLVLGLLTPQAGSVHLAPSQDAPPVTLVSQDPVLFAGTIRENLTIVAPAATDPELIEALTRAEAPELAEGAGLGAQVGEGGSLLSGGQRARVAIARALLRRSPVLVLDEASAALDAERERALLTTLRAGPDRPTLVIIAHRLAAIAAVDRILVLEEGRVVEQGRYDELVAAGGPFARLHAAQAERIPA; from the coding sequence GTGATCCACCTCCGCCTCCTCCGCCTGACGCGTTCGGTCCGCGGCGTCCAGGCCGGTCAGGCGCTGTGCGCCGCGGTCGGGCTGGTGCTCAGCGCGCTGGCGATCACGCAGGCGATCGCGATGTCGCGTCTGTTCGCCGGGATCCTGGAGGGGCAGGGCCTGGTCGACCTGGCCGCACCCTTCACCCTGCTCGCCGCCGCCCTGGTGCTGCGCCCGGCGGCGACCGCGATCCGTGAGCTCAGTGCGCATGCGGTGGCCGGTCGGATGAAGCGGGGCCTGCGCACCACCATGCTCGACGCGGACGCGGCGCTCGGCCCGTTCGCCCGGCCGGCCGAGAGCACGGGCAGCCGGCACTCCCTGCTCATCGACGGCGTCGAGAACCTCGAGGCCTACGTCACCCGCTACGTCCCGCAGGTGATCGTGACCGCCGTGACGGCCGCCGTCACCGTGGGCATCCTGATCGCGATCGATCCGGTGGTCGGGCTGGCGGCGGGCGTGGCGGCGGCGATCGTGCCGCTGCTGCCGCGGCTGTGGGACCGCGCCCTGCGCTCACGCGGGGAGGACCACTGGAGCTCCTACGCCGGCATGCACGCCGACGTCGTGGATGCAATGCGTGGGATGGAGACCCTCAAGCTGCTGGGGGCCGCCGGTCGCCGCAGGGACCAGCTGATCGCTGCCAGTGCCGGGTTGCTGCGCTCCACCCTGCGCCAGCTGCGCCTGTCCTTGGTGGAGTCCGGGCTGACCGGCTTCCTGCTGGTGGCCGGTCCGGCCCTCGTGCTGGCGGTGGGGGTGCTGCGCGTCTCGGCCGGTGATCTCGCCGCCCCGGCCCTGTTCACTCTCACCCTCATCGGCTTCGAGGTGTTCCGCCCGTTCAAGGACCTCGCGAACCACTGGCATGCCGGATACCTGGGCGTCTCCGCCGGCTCACAGCTGCTCGCCCGGCTCGCCGAGTCCGAGAGCGCCGGCCCTGCCCCTCACGACGGGCACGCCGGGCGTGCTGGTGCGGGCATGGCGGTGGTGCTGGAGCGCGTGAGCGCCGGATACCCCGGCGCCGACCGCCCGGCCGTGACCGACCTCAGCCTCGCCCTGCCGCATGGCTCGGTGACGGCGATCGTGGGCCCGTCCGGGGCTGGCAAGTCGACCGTAGCCAACCTCGTGCTCGGACTGCTCACGCCGCAGGCGGGCTCGGTGCACCTCGCACCGTCGCAGGACGCTCCCCCGGTCACCCTCGTCTCCCAGGATCCGGTGCTCTTCGCCGGCACGATCCGCGAGAACCTCACCATCGTGGCTCCCGCGGCCACCGATCCGGAGCTGATCGAGGCCCTCACCCGCGCCGAGGCTCCCGAGCTGGCCGAAGGCGCAGGGCTCGGTGCGCAGGTGGGTGAGGGCGGCTCGCTGCTCTCCGGCGGCCAGCGCGCCCGCGTCGCGATCGCCCGGGCGCTCCTGCGCCGCTCGCCCGTGCTGGTGCTCGACGAGGCCTCTGCGGCCCTGGACGCCGAGCGCGAACGGGCACTGCTGACCACATTGCGCGCGGGACCGGACCGGCCGACGCTGGTGATCATCGCCCACCGCCTCGCGGCGATCGCCGCCGTCGACCGGATCCTGGTGCTGGAGGAGGGGCGGGTGGTCGAGCAGGGCCGCTACGACGAGCTCGTCGCCGCCGGGGGGCCGTTCGCGCGCCTGCACGCGGCCCAGGCGGAGAGGATCCCCGCATGA
- a CDS encoding ABC transporter ATP-binding protein — MSARGLLGPVVRLLGEVGAQRSLFWRSTAAMTGFQAATAAAAGLSTAVASLVTSGSTSMVALLLTALAAAVVAVAVLTWVESWLSHVLAYRVIDGLRVRVYDAVEQIVPARSGRRRAGEVAGTAMNDVEVLEWFYAHTLGAGLNALLSPTLVSIALVAMVGPRALIVPAGVALLLAIPWLLAGLQQRQGIAIRSELGRLQALSFEGAQARRELAALDLTGHHRAQVLRGTDAVQRARRRFALRAAGESALADLVVAATSLLFLVSLVQAAVAGSLDPVLIPPAMVLVAAAIAPAAGAFAMVQRLGEMSAAARRVLELIDEGERVRTSAPAASTATAAPARSSTAGPRGHVRLEAVRFAYGEGPPVLDGLDLDLPPGGTLALVGASGAGKSTLARLLTRLWDPQQGTITLDGVRIDALEPDELRRRVALVAQHPFVFRGTVRSNLLLAAPEATEEDLWAALTTAGLAETVTAWPGGLDTGVGDRGTTMSGGQRQRLSIAQAMLRDPCVLVLDEASAHLDAVGEQDLADAVAQLGLTTLVIAHRISTIRRADRVALLAGGRIAAAGSHRGLLQTCPEYRRLLAQAGAPEPEPAGPAGSSRETARR, encoded by the coding sequence ATGAGCGCCCGCGGGCTGCTCGGCCCGGTCGTGCGGTTGCTCGGCGAGGTCGGGGCGCAGCGGTCGCTGTTCTGGCGCTCGACCGCCGCGATGACCGGGTTCCAGGCCGCCACGGCCGCCGCCGCGGGCCTGAGCACCGCCGTCGCCTCGCTGGTGACGTCCGGCTCGACCTCGATGGTCGCTCTGCTGCTGACCGCGCTGGCGGCTGCGGTGGTGGCCGTCGCCGTGCTGACCTGGGTGGAGTCCTGGCTCAGCCACGTCCTCGCCTACCGGGTGATCGACGGGTTGCGGGTGCGCGTCTACGACGCCGTCGAGCAGATCGTGCCCGCCCGCTCGGGCCGCCGGCGCGCCGGTGAGGTCGCCGGTACCGCGATGAACGACGTGGAGGTGCTCGAGTGGTTCTACGCCCACACCCTCGGTGCCGGCCTGAACGCGCTGCTCTCACCCACCCTCGTCTCGATCGCACTGGTGGCGATGGTCGGGCCGCGCGCACTGATCGTCCCGGCCGGGGTGGCCCTCCTCCTCGCGATCCCCTGGCTGCTCGCCGGTCTGCAACAGCGCCAGGGCATCGCCATCCGCAGCGAGCTCGGCCGACTGCAGGCGCTCTCGTTCGAGGGCGCGCAGGCCCGGCGGGAGCTCGCGGCACTCGACCTGACCGGCCACCACCGTGCCCAGGTGCTGCGCGGCACCGATGCCGTGCAGCGGGCCAGGCGCCGCTTCGCGCTCCGGGCAGCGGGTGAGTCCGCGCTCGCCGATCTGGTGGTGGCGGCCACGAGCCTGCTGTTCCTGGTCTCCCTCGTGCAGGCCGCTGTGGCCGGATCACTGGACCCGGTGCTGATTCCGCCGGCGATGGTCCTGGTCGCCGCCGCGATCGCGCCGGCCGCAGGAGCCTTCGCGATGGTGCAGCGGCTGGGCGAGATGTCCGCGGCTGCCCGGCGGGTGCTGGAGCTGATCGACGAGGGCGAGCGCGTGCGCACCTCCGCCCCCGCCGCCAGCACCGCGACCGCCGCCCCGGCGCGATCCTCTACCGCGGGCCCCCGCGGCCACGTGCGACTCGAGGCGGTGCGCTTCGCCTACGGCGAGGGCCCGCCCGTGCTGGACGGGCTCGACCTGGATCTCCCGCCGGGCGGGACGCTTGCCCTGGTGGGGGCCTCCGGTGCGGGCAAGTCGACCCTCGCCCGGCTGCTGACCCGGCTGTGGGATCCCCAGCAGGGCACCATCACCCTCGACGGCGTCCGGATCGACGCGCTGGAGCCGGATGAGCTGCGCCGACGGGTGGCGCTCGTGGCCCAGCACCCCTTCGTCTTCCGCGGCACGGTCCGCAGCAACCTGCTGCTGGCTGCCCCGGAGGCCACCGAGGAGGACCTGTGGGCGGCCCTGACCACCGCGGGCCTGGCCGAGACGGTGACCGCCTGGCCCGGCGGGCTGGACACCGGCGTCGGCGATCGCGGGACCACGATGTCCGGGGGCCAGCGGCAGCGGCTGTCGATCGCCCAGGCGATGCTGCGCGACCCCTGCGTACTCGTGCTCGACGAGGCCTCCGCCCACCTGGACGCCGTCGGTGAGCAGGACCTGGCCGACGCCGTCGCACAGCTCGGCCTGACCACGCTGGTGATCGCCCACCGGATCTCGACGATCCGCCGCGCCGACCGGGTGGCGCTGCTGGCAGGCGGGCGCATCGCCGCCGCGGGCAGCCACCGGGGGCTGCTGCAGACCTGCCCCGAGTACCGGCGCCTGCTCGCCCAGGCAGGCGCCCCTGAACCCGAACCGGCCGGCCCGGCCGGTTCGTCCCGAGAAACAGCAAGGAGGTGA
- a CDS encoding YcaO-like family protein translates to MSTPSLTLAPRVEVRPLTANRTLVTTPTSASFTLDVPAARVLQILDAWATGQASPALPEGWQQATSVLREVLERDGALTAATPPGADLGEAAPTLDDGDGSQARPGDLMVTGDPEIVAALQTLAGSVWQGPAAPRIRAVPADDWQRVVHRAFRTGELLVYAIRGGDDATLVALDRLCADARTPWVALEVTRSVVWVGPFVTPGVGASYEDLADRRTAAAYDAQAHRALRTPAVGGDAGHPPRHLAEALSQALEILTTHQGEGDAVWEIATDATTRSHPVLPLPGRVLSASREHTIADLIDPLTGLVQRTRDVTHHPSIPPALATAQSDVCTMRRVSRWANNTSCQGAAFGDPDQARASAVGEAAERYCGNLLDTLPVTVGSYAGLRRRGMRVLDPAALVLYSPEQYATPGFPFAELTPDLEVHWVPGRSLTTGEELLVPASMVYVNWFTAGYSAAPVTNFCPFAGIAAGPTMDYAITSALEEIIERHVTMVWWLNGHPFDATEPGELARVWDEVGPEHGQRPSLIMLDNEFGVPVAAGVLHNDLETLVNVGFACRDTPEAAAAKAWTEACTLQEGSRDLLRADGAHWDAMSRGELNSRSFKPWRADRRYLDSYRADMRDCDDLMVQQQVHLDPRAVARVAPLLERPVTRTLADTPSLPGRTPAAYRSALEQAGHEVIVVDITSPDVASTGMRVVRAIVPGTVGNAPAAFPFLGGRRVQDLAVELGWRRHRLAESDLNHFPIPHA, encoded by the coding sequence GTGTCGACCCCCTCGCTCACCCTCGCTCCGCGCGTGGAGGTCCGCCCACTGACGGCGAACCGCACCCTGGTCACCACCCCCACCAGCGCCTCGTTCACGCTGGACGTCCCCGCCGCCCGCGTGTTGCAGATCCTCGATGCCTGGGCCACCGGACAGGCCAGCCCCGCTCTTCCCGAGGGCTGGCAGCAGGCCACCAGCGTGCTGCGCGAGGTGCTGGAGCGCGACGGCGCCCTCACCGCGGCCACTCCGCCCGGAGCCGACCTGGGCGAGGCGGCGCCGACCCTCGACGACGGCGACGGCTCCCAGGCGCGCCCGGGAGACCTGATGGTGACCGGCGATCCGGAGATCGTCGCCGCCCTGCAGACCCTCGCCGGCTCCGTGTGGCAGGGGCCCGCCGCGCCGCGGATCCGCGCCGTCCCCGCCGACGACTGGCAGCGAGTGGTCCACCGCGCCTTCCGCACCGGCGAGCTGCTCGTGTACGCGATCCGCGGCGGCGACGACGCCACGCTGGTGGCGCTGGACCGCCTCTGCGCCGACGCCCGCACCCCCTGGGTCGCCCTCGAGGTGACCCGCTCCGTGGTCTGGGTGGGCCCGTTCGTCACTCCGGGCGTGGGCGCAAGCTACGAGGACCTCGCCGACCGGCGCACGGCCGCCGCCTACGACGCCCAGGCCCACCGGGCCCTGCGCACCCCCGCCGTCGGGGGCGACGCCGGCCACCCGCCCCGCCACCTGGCCGAGGCGCTAAGCCAGGCGCTCGAGATCCTGACCACGCATCAGGGCGAGGGCGACGCCGTCTGGGAGATCGCCACCGACGCCACCACCCGCAGCCACCCGGTGCTCCCGCTACCGGGGCGAGTGCTCAGCGCCTCACGCGAGCACACGATCGCGGACCTGATCGACCCCCTCACCGGGCTGGTCCAGCGCACCCGGGACGTCACCCACCACCCGAGCATCCCCCCGGCCCTGGCGACCGCCCAGAGCGACGTGTGCACCATGCGCCGGGTCTCGCGCTGGGCCAACAACACCTCCTGCCAGGGCGCGGCCTTCGGTGACCCGGACCAGGCGCGGGCGAGCGCCGTGGGCGAGGCGGCCGAACGGTACTGCGGCAACCTCCTCGACACCCTGCCGGTGACCGTCGGCAGCTATGCCGGACTGCGCCGTCGTGGGATGCGCGTGCTCGACCCGGCCGCCCTGGTGCTGTACTCACCCGAGCAGTACGCCACCCCCGGCTTCCCGTTCGCGGAACTGACGCCCGACCTGGAGGTGCACTGGGTCCCCGGCCGGTCGCTGACCACCGGCGAGGAGCTGCTGGTGCCGGCCAGTATGGTCTACGTCAACTGGTTCACCGCCGGCTACTCGGCCGCCCCGGTGACCAACTTCTGCCCGTTCGCCGGCATCGCCGCGGGCCCGACCATGGACTACGCGATCACCTCCGCGCTGGAGGAGATCATCGAGCGGCACGTGACGATGGTGTGGTGGCTGAACGGGCACCCCTTCGACGCCACCGAGCCCGGCGAGCTGGCGCGGGTGTGGGACGAGGTCGGCCCCGAGCACGGCCAGCGGCCCAGTCTGATCATGCTCGACAACGAGTTCGGGGTGCCGGTGGCCGCCGGGGTGCTGCACAACGACCTCGAGACCCTCGTCAACGTCGGGTTCGCCTGTCGCGACACCCCCGAGGCCGCCGCCGCGAAGGCCTGGACCGAGGCGTGCACCCTGCAGGAGGGCAGCCGCGATCTGCTGCGCGCCGATGGCGCCCACTGGGATGCGATGAGCCGCGGGGAGCTGAACAGCCGCTCGTTCAAGCCCTGGCGCGCGGACCGGCGCTACCTCGACTCCTACCGGGCCGACATGCGCGACTGCGACGACCTGATGGTCCAGCAACAGGTGCACCTGGATCCGCGTGCCGTGGCACGCGTGGCGCCGCTGCTCGAACGGCCGGTGACCCGCACCCTCGCCGACACCCCGTCCCTGCCCGGGCGCACCCCCGCCGCCTACCGGTCCGCGCTCGAGCAGGCCGGGCACGAGGTGATCGTGGTGGACATCACCTCCCCAGACGTCGCCTCCACCGGCATGCGGGTGGTGCGGGCCATCGTGCCGGGCACTGTGGGCAACGCACCCGCCGCGTTCCCGTTCCTGGGCGGGCGGCGAGTGCAGGACCTGGCGGTCGAGCTCGGGTGGCGCCGCCACCGGCTGGCCGAGTCGGACCTGAACCACTTCCCGATCCCGCACGCATGA
- a CDS encoding YcaO-like family protein, which translates to MRLAVHALGEDRVLACRDDGRRWVLGVGAGELGQAAARTALTTLAEEGPALPAPPLHRDHAVASLTELEHWAAALDGPGGAGAGDQVVRWPFAGSTYRMCLRPGRAGELVRAASQALRARIPEPEHARALAGRAVLVLTAPEPAPGSPGPAPAPGMLERWTGQEWQPHALVPPAVVDPVTGLVHRVVRRRDPHAPGAFVHLHAELPHLSSVDPRWQPDPLAPAGTLEAADGERVAVLSGLAHLCGAYQGQGERRQASTRELINGGARVLTVGQWRPHDPALHTQPGFPFRPHEQDLSTWWLRGREHPRDGAPSSPCWVPLSLVHAGYLASALAGLPATNSHNLVGLQAGRNAREALDRAAAELLAQDAVARWWYDGGPSLPEVPLPAPVAARDSMIALRMLAVPSATGLPVRLAVADDGDVLALGYAGAAGAEEAASGAVCAALIQHASARDLTRRDSLIRRGPELGNGGVAGLAPYDSGRRYASAFAGRHLMVDPMCHLQRGLDPVVADRVRVRTRPAPGAGPEPEAAAPPAPMPALLSLSPRVVSVDVTTDRVRAAGFCAHRLLATGLRRLTVAAFPQHVTDAREPYPGW; encoded by the coding sequence ATGAGGCTGGCGGTCCATGCCCTCGGTGAGGACCGCGTCCTCGCCTGCCGTGACGACGGCCGCCGGTGGGTGCTGGGGGTCGGCGCCGGCGAGCTCGGCCAGGCGGCCGCCCGCACGGCGCTGACCACACTGGCCGAGGAGGGGCCGGCCCTGCCCGCTCCGCCGCTGCACCGCGACCATGCGGTCGCCAGCCTGACCGAGCTCGAGCACTGGGCCGCCGCACTGGACGGCCCGGGTGGGGCCGGCGCCGGTGACCAGGTGGTCCGGTGGCCCTTCGCCGGATCGACCTACCGGATGTGCCTGCGCCCGGGCCGGGCCGGGGAGCTCGTCCGCGCCGCGTCACAGGCGCTGCGCGCGCGCATCCCCGAGCCCGAGCACGCGCGGGCGCTGGCCGGCCGCGCCGTCCTGGTCCTCACCGCCCCGGAACCGGCGCCGGGGAGCCCCGGCCCGGCTCCCGCACCCGGCATGCTCGAGCGGTGGACGGGCCAGGAGTGGCAGCCGCACGCGCTGGTGCCCCCGGCCGTCGTCGATCCGGTCACCGGGCTGGTGCACCGGGTGGTGCGCCGCCGCGACCCCCACGCCCCCGGTGCGTTCGTGCACCTGCACGCCGAGCTGCCGCATCTGAGCAGCGTGGACCCGCGCTGGCAGCCCGATCCGCTCGCACCGGCCGGCACCCTCGAGGCCGCCGACGGCGAACGCGTGGCCGTCCTGTCCGGGCTCGCCCACCTGTGCGGGGCCTATCAAGGTCAGGGCGAGCGGCGGCAGGCGAGTACCCGCGAGCTGATCAATGGCGGTGCGCGGGTGCTCACCGTGGGCCAGTGGCGCCCGCACGACCCGGCACTGCACACGCAGCCCGGCTTCCCGTTCCGCCCCCATGAGCAGGACCTGAGCACCTGGTGGCTGCGCGGGCGGGAGCACCCCCGCGACGGCGCCCCCTCCTCCCCGTGCTGGGTGCCGCTCAGCCTGGTGCACGCGGGCTACCTGGCCAGCGCGCTGGCGGGCCTGCCCGCCACCAACTCCCACAACCTGGTCGGGCTCCAGGCCGGCCGAAACGCACGCGAGGCGCTGGACCGGGCCGCCGCCGAGCTGCTGGCCCAGGACGCGGTGGCACGGTGGTGGTACGACGGTGGACCATCGCTGCCGGAGGTGCCACTACCCGCGCCGGTGGCCGCACGGGACAGCATGATCGCGCTGCGGATGCTGGCCGTGCCCTCGGCGACCGGTCTCCCGGTGCGGCTGGCGGTCGCCGACGACGGGGATGTGCTCGCCCTGGGATATGCCGGCGCAGCCGGAGCCGAGGAGGCGGCAAGCGGGGCGGTGTGCGCAGCCTTGATCCAGCACGCCTCAGCGCGCGATCTGACCCGGCGGGACAGCCTGATCCGGCGCGGACCCGAACTCGGCAACGGTGGGGTGGCCGGGTTGGCTCCCTACGATTCGGGGCGCCGGTACGCGAGCGCGTTCGCCGGCCGGCACCTGATGGTCGATCCCATGTGCCACCTGCAGCGCGGGCTCGACCCGGTGGTGGCGGACCGGGTGCGGGTCCGGACCCGGCCGGCACCTGGCGCCGGGCCGGAACCCGAGGCCGCGGCGCCGCCCGCCCCGATGCCGGCGCTGCTGTCCCTCTCGCCCCGGGTGGTGAGCGTGGACGTGACCACCGACCGGGTGCGCGCCGCCGGATTCTGCGCCCACCGGCTGCTGGCCACCGGGCTGCGACGGCTCACCGTGGCGGCCTTCCCCCAGCACGTGACCGACGCCCGGGAGCCCTATCCCGGCTGGTGA
- a CDS encoding hemolysin family protein, whose amino-acid sequence MTILTLLLGVLVILAIIAANGYFVAQEFAYMSVDRSRLGARAEAGDTAASRALSITRRTSFMLSGAQLGITVTGLLIGYVAEPLVGNSLGELLGGVGIPDAVGISIGTIGALAISTVVQMIFGELFPKNLAIANPEPLALGLARSTTIYLAVFGWLITVFDHAANGLLRIFRIEPVHDLDSSATPDDLEHIVADSRESGHLPEELSMLLDRILDFPDQDVEHAMIPRSRVAAVPHHFTLADVRERMATEHTRYPVVDDHDQAIGVVQLGDLLATDLAEDAPVTDLMRPPVVVPTAMALPDALTELTGSKNELACVIDEYGGFTGILTVEDMAEELIGEVTDEHDHEQPATIRTEGEDCWVLDGDVHVDEVERTIGHDLPRGDYETIAGLLLDVHGQLIETGESVEVLLPIDPADLAEDEPVRNALTAEVLEVERHVPATVRLRLHECEPAEVEEEAGS is encoded by the coding sequence ATGACCATCCTGACGCTCTTGCTGGGCGTCCTGGTGATCCTCGCGATCATCGCCGCGAACGGCTACTTCGTGGCGCAGGAGTTCGCGTACATGTCCGTGGACCGGTCCCGCCTCGGGGCACGCGCCGAGGCCGGCGACACCGCTGCGAGCCGGGCCCTGAGCATCACCCGGCGCACCTCGTTCATGCTCTCTGGCGCCCAGCTGGGGATCACCGTCACCGGTCTGCTGATCGGCTACGTGGCCGAGCCGCTGGTGGGTAACTCCCTCGGCGAGTTGCTCGGCGGGGTCGGAATCCCGGACGCCGTCGGGATCTCCATCGGCACCATCGGTGCGCTGGCGATCTCCACGGTGGTGCAGATGATCTTCGGTGAGCTGTTCCCGAAGAACCTGGCGATCGCCAACCCCGAGCCGCTGGCGCTCGGCCTGGCCCGGTCCACGACGATCTATCTGGCCGTCTTCGGCTGGCTGATCACCGTTTTCGACCACGCCGCCAACGGCCTGCTGCGAATCTTCCGGATCGAGCCGGTGCACGATCTGGACTCCTCGGCCACCCCCGATGACCTGGAGCACATCGTGGCCGACTCCCGCGAGAGCGGCCACCTCCCGGAGGAGCTGTCGATGCTGCTGGACCGCATCCTCGACTTCCCCGATCAGGACGTCGAGCACGCGATGATCCCGCGCTCACGGGTAGCTGCGGTCCCCCACCACTTCACCCTCGCCGACGTGCGCGAGCGGATGGCCACCGAGCACACCCGCTATCCGGTGGTCGACGATCACGACCAGGCGATCGGCGTGGTCCAGCTCGGCGACCTGCTCGCGACCGACCTGGCCGAGGACGCTCCCGTGACCGACCTGATGCGCCCGCCGGTGGTGGTCCCCACCGCGATGGCCCTGCCCGACGCGCTCACCGAGCTCACCGGCTCCAAGAACGAGCTCGCCTGCGTGATCGACGAGTACGGCGGTTTCACCGGGATCCTGACGGTGGAGGACATGGCCGAGGAGCTCATCGGCGAGGTCACCGACGAGCACGATCACGAGCAGCCCGCCACGATCCGCACCGAGGGTGAGGACTGCTGGGTGCTGGACGGGGACGTGCACGTGGACGAGGTCGAGCGCACGATCGGTCACGATCTGCCGCGCGGGGACTACGAGACGATCGCCGGCCTGCTGCTGGACGTGCACGGCCAGTTGATCGAGACCGGTGAGTCCGTGGAGGTGCTGCTGCCCATCGATCCCGCCGACCTCGCCGAGGACGAACCCGTCCGCAACGCCCTGACCGCGGAGGTGCTCGAGGTGGAACGCCACGTGCCGGCCACGGTGCGCCTGCGACTGCACGAGTGCGAACCCGCCGAGGTCGAGGAAGAGGCCGGCTCATGA